Proteins encoded together in one Pseudomonas sp. TCU-HL1 window:
- a CDS encoding response regulator transcription factor, which produces MKILLVDDHAVVRQGYAALLCALLPEVQVTEAGSGEEALQKVQDTIPNLVIIDVGLPGISGLEVTRRLRQRLPQLRVLFFSMHDELPLVRQALDAGAAGYITKSSSPEVLLEAVRRILAGHPYIEQPLATQLACQQTDDPRLRGITQREFEIFVMLARGLPAREIAERLCISGKTVSNYLTLLKSKLQVESQAELVHLAIDTGVLRVAAL; this is translated from the coding sequence ATGAAAATCCTGCTGGTGGACGACCATGCCGTGGTGCGTCAAGGCTACGCGGCGCTGCTCTGCGCATTGCTGCCGGAGGTGCAGGTGACCGAAGCGGGCAGTGGCGAGGAAGCACTGCAGAAAGTGCAGGACACGATTCCCAACCTGGTGATCATCGACGTTGGCCTGCCCGGCATCAGCGGCCTGGAAGTCACCCGGCGGCTACGTCAGCGCCTGCCGCAATTGCGGGTGCTGTTCTTCAGCATGCACGACGAGTTGCCGCTGGTACGCCAGGCGCTCGATGCCGGCGCTGCCGGCTACATCACCAAGAGCTCGTCGCCGGAAGTGCTGCTGGAGGCCGTGCGGCGCATCCTCGCCGGCCATCCCTACATCGAGCAGCCGCTGGCCACCCAGCTGGCGTGCCAGCAGACCGACGACCCGCGCCTGCGCGGCATCACCCAGCGCGAATTCGAGATATTCGTGATGCTCGCCCGTGGCCTGCCCGCGCGCGAAATCGCCGAGCGCCTGTGCATCAGCGGCAAGACCGTGTCCAACTACCTGACCCTGTTGAAGAGCAAATTGCAGGTGGAATCCCAGGCGGAACTGGTGCACCTGGCGATCGATACGGGGGTGCTGCGGGTGGCGGCGCTGTAG
- a CDS encoding pentapeptide repeat-containing protein: MKNLYLYLPLALLVAGSLALADEGDRVINGCRIAPESRCPDADLRGADLANQDMSKMDLSGANLEGADLRHARLDLANLEKAKLTGANLTRASLQQANLRLADLSGSRLVAVQGWGMFAQAAQFQGADLSAAFLEFSRLSGAKMHRVNLQAADLEMAWLSKVDLKDANLRDANLQEAKIGQANLENANLTGARKHYATFQETNMEGCTGCPSGWD; encoded by the coding sequence ATGAAAAACCTGTACCTGTACCTGCCCCTCGCCCTGCTGGTCGCTGGCAGCCTTGCGCTGGCCGACGAAGGCGACCGGGTGATCAATGGCTGCCGCATCGCACCGGAAAGCCGCTGCCCCGACGCCGACCTGCGCGGTGCCGACCTGGCCAACCAGGACATGAGCAAGATGGACCTCTCCGGCGCCAATCTCGAAGGCGCCGACCTGCGCCACGCCAGGCTAGACCTTGCCAACCTGGAGAAGGCCAAACTCACAGGCGCCAACCTGACCCGCGCCAGCCTGCAACAGGCCAACTTGCGCCTGGCCGATCTCTCGGGCAGCCGCCTGGTGGCCGTGCAGGGCTGGGGCATGTTCGCCCAGGCCGCGCAGTTCCAGGGCGCCGACCTTTCCGCCGCCTTCCTGGAGTTCTCGCGCCTGTCCGGGGCGAAGATGCACCGGGTCAACCTCCAGGCCGCCGACCTGGAAATGGCCTGGCTGAGCAAGGTCGATCTCAAGGATGCCAACCTGCGCGACGCCAATCTCCAGGAAGCCAAGATCGGCCAGGCCAACCTGGAGAACGCCAACCTCACCGGCGCCCGCAAGCATTACGCAACCTTCCAGGAAACCAACATGGAAGGCTGCACGGGATGCCCGAGCGGGTGGGATTGA
- the exaA gene encoding quinoprotein ethanol dehydrogenase, producing the protein MTTRSLPCSASLLSTAIRSLLLVGGLTVATGTFAKDVSWDDIANDHQTTGNVLQYGLGTNAQRWSPLDQVNAGNVFKLTPAWSYSFGDEKQRGQESQAIVSDGVIYVTASYSRVFALDAKTGQRLWTYNHRLPDDIRPCCDVVNRGAAIYGDKIYFGTLDARVVALDKKTGKVVWNKKFGEHGAGYTMTGAPTIVKDQKSGKVLLIHGSSGDEFGVVGQLYARDPDTGEEVWMRPFVEGHMGRLNGKESTPTGDVKAPSWPDDKNHPTGKKEAWSHGGGAPWQSASFDPQTNTIIVGAGNPAPWNGWARTADGGDPKDFDSLYTSGQVGVDPTTGEVKWFYQHTPNDAWDFSGNNELVLFDYKDKDGKTVKATAHADRNGFFYVVDRNNGKLQNAFPFVDNITWASHIDLKTGRPVENPGQRPQLPEPGQKHGKAVEVSPPFLGGKNWNPMAYSQDTGLFYVPANHWKEDYWTEEVAYKKGSAYLGQGFRIKRMYDDHVGVLRAMNPTTGKVVWEHKERLPLWAGVLATKGNLVFTGTGDGFFKAFDAKNGKELWKFQTGSGIVSPPITWEQDGEQYIGVTVGYGGAVPLWGGDMAELTKPVAQGGSFWVFKLPGWDKTAQR; encoded by the coding sequence ATGACAACAAGATCGCTCCCCTGCTCTGCCAGCCTGCTTTCCACCGCCATACGCAGCCTCCTGCTCGTTGGCGGCCTGACTGTCGCCACCGGCACGTTTGCCAAGGACGTCAGCTGGGACGACATCGCCAACGACCACCAGACCACCGGCAATGTGCTGCAGTACGGCCTGGGCACCAACGCCCAGCGCTGGAGCCCGCTGGACCAGGTTAACGCCGGCAACGTGTTCAAGCTGACCCCGGCCTGGTCCTACTCTTTCGGCGATGAGAAGCAGCGTGGGCAGGAATCCCAGGCGATCGTCAGCGACGGGGTGATCTACGTCACCGCGTCCTATTCCCGCGTCTTCGCCCTAGACGCCAAGACCGGCCAACGCTTGTGGACGTACAACCATCGCCTGCCCGACGACATCCGCCCCTGCTGCGACGTGGTCAACCGCGGTGCCGCCATCTACGGTGACAAGATCTACTTCGGCACCCTGGACGCCCGCGTGGTCGCCCTGGACAAGAAGACCGGCAAGGTGGTCTGGAACAAGAAGTTCGGCGAACACGGCGCGGGCTACACCATGACCGGTGCGCCAACCATCGTGAAAGACCAGAAGAGCGGCAAGGTCCTGCTGATCCACGGCAGCTCGGGCGACGAGTTCGGCGTGGTCGGCCAGCTCTATGCACGAGACCCGGACACCGGCGAGGAGGTCTGGATGCGCCCCTTCGTGGAAGGCCACATGGGCCGCCTGAACGGCAAGGAGAGCACGCCCACCGGCGACGTCAAGGCGCCCTCCTGGCCGGACGACAAGAACCATCCCACTGGCAAGAAAGAGGCCTGGAGCCACGGCGGCGGCGCGCCCTGGCAGAGCGCGAGCTTCGACCCGCAGACCAACACCATCATCGTCGGCGCCGGCAACCCGGCCCCCTGGAACGGCTGGGCGCGCACTGCCGACGGCGGCGACCCGAAGGACTTCGACAGCCTCTACACCTCAGGCCAGGTCGGCGTGGACCCAACCACCGGCGAAGTGAAGTGGTTCTACCAGCACACGCCGAACGATGCCTGGGACTTCTCCGGCAACAACGAACTGGTGCTGTTCGATTACAAGGACAAAGACGGCAAAACGGTGAAAGCTACCGCCCACGCCGACCGCAACGGCTTCTTCTACGTGGTGGACCGTAACAACGGCAAGCTGCAGAACGCCTTCCCCTTCGTCGACAACATCACCTGGGCTAGCCATATCGACCTGAAGACCGGCCGCCCGGTCGAGAACCCCGGCCAGCGCCCGCAACTCCCGGAGCCGGGCCAGAAGCACGGCAAGGCCGTGGAAGTCTCGCCGCCCTTCCTCGGCGGCAAGAACTGGAATCCCATGGCCTACAGCCAGGACACCGGGCTGTTCTATGTCCCGGCCAACCACTGGAAGGAGGACTACTGGACCGAAGAAGTGGCCTACAAGAAAGGCTCGGCGTACCTCGGCCAGGGCTTCCGCATCAAGCGCATGTATGACGACCACGTCGGCGTCCTGCGCGCAATGAACCCCACCACCGGCAAGGTGGTCTGGGAGCACAAGGAGCGCCTGCCGCTCTGGGCCGGCGTGCTGGCGACCAAGGGCAACCTGGTGTTCACCGGTACCGGCGACGGCTTCTTCAAGGCCTTCGACGCCAAGAACGGCAAGGAGCTGTGGAAGTTCCAGACCGGCAGCGGCATCGTCTCCCCGCCCATCACCTGGGAGCAGGACGGCGAGCAGTACATCGGCGTGACCGTCGGCTACGGCGGTGCGGTGCCCCTGTGGGGCGGCGACATGGCCGAGCTGACCAAGCCCGTGGCCCAGGGTGGCTCCTTCTGGGTGTTCAAGCTGCCGGGCTGGGACAAGACCGCGCAGCGTTGA
- the pedF gene encoding cytochrome c-550 PedF: MNKNSALRGLAFLAGLTLSGIVLAHGDVVPQAVNVDGLEPLGKEWRDENPYRAPYEKNALAVEIGASAYTQNCARCHGLEAKSGGIAPDLRYLETDASGDEWFKERVINGAVRDGAVYMPKMADFLSQEALWAIRSYLDSVHVDE, translated from the coding sequence ATGAACAAGAACAGCGCACTGCGCGGCCTCGCATTCCTGGCCGGCCTGACCCTCAGCGGAATCGTCCTGGCCCATGGTGACGTGGTGCCGCAGGCGGTGAATGTCGACGGACTGGAACCCCTGGGCAAGGAGTGGCGCGACGAGAACCCCTACCGCGCGCCCTATGAAAAGAACGCCCTGGCGGTGGAGATCGGCGCTTCGGCCTACACCCAGAACTGCGCCCGCTGCCACGGCCTGGAAGCCAAGTCCGGCGGTATCGCCCCCGACCTGCGCTACCTGGAAACCGACGCCAGCGGTGACGAGTGGTTCAAGGAGCGGGTGATCAATGGCGCGGTGCGCGATGGCGCGGTGTACATGCCGAAGATGGCCGACTTCCTCAGCCAGGAAGCCCTCTGGGCCATCCGCAGTTACCTGGACAGCGTGCACGTGGACGAGTGA